CGCGGCACGATCTCAGCGCCGAGTCCGCCGCCGGAACCGATTAGTGGTCGAGTTGTTTTTCAGCGGCTGGCCATGCCGCGGAAAGGAGCGCCCATGCGCGGAATTACTGGAGCCCTGGTCCTGCTTGCCCTCGCCGCGGCCTGTTCGTTGCCCGTGATGGCGAATGCGCTGCACGCCGGGGCCGCTTCGGCGATCGTCTCGCCGCCCCCGGGCGCCTTCATCGCCGGGGACGCCCGAAACCGGCGCTTCGCCGGCGTGCATGATGATCTCTTCGCGCGGGCGGCCGTGATCAGCGATGGCGCGCGGGACCTGGCCCTGGTCGTGATCGACTGCATCGGCATGCTGCATCCCGACATTGAGCAGATCCGCGTGCGCGCCGCCGCGCACGCGGGACGGGCCGGCCTCACCCCGGAGCGCATTGTGGTTTCCTCGACGCACACCCACTGCGGCCCGGACGTGGTGGGCATCTGGGGGCCCGACGAAGTGACCAGCGGACGCGATGCGCTGTACATGGAGCGGCTGATCGACGCGGCGGCGGATCAGATCGTGCTCGCCGCCCAGCGCCTGCGGCCGGTTACCGCGCGGTGGGCCGCCGCCGAAGGCGATCACGAATGGGTGGAAAACATCTGCGAGCCGGAATTGCTTGATCGCACCCTCAGTATCATGCAGTTTGTCGGCGAAGACGGCGCCACCGTCGCGACCCTGACCAACTTCGCCTGCCACCCGACCGTCATGGATGGCGTCACCGATCAGGTCTCGTCCGATTATGTCGTCGGTTTCTACCGCGCCATGTCCGAGGCGCTCGGCGGAGAGCACCTGTTCCTCCAGGGCGCGATCGGCGGCTGGGTGCAGCCCGTGAAGGAGGGCCGCGGTTTCGCGCTCGCGGACCAGTACGGCGCCTCGGTCGCGGCGTCGGCCCTCGATGCTCTGAAATCCGCGGAGTCCGCCGATGCCGCGACAATCGAGTTCGCCAGCCGCAAACTCGAACTGCCACTGGAAAATGAAGGCTTCAAAGCGCTTGAATCCATCGGCGTGCTCACTCGGGGCAGCACGGAAACCATCCGGACGGAAGTCGCCTGGTTCCGGATCGGCCCGGTGCAGTTCGCCACGCATCCGGGGGAGACGTCGCCGATGTATTCGCTCCAGACCCGCGAGTTGATGGGGGAGGGGCCGCATTTCATTCTCGGCCTGACGCTCGACGCCCTCGGCTATATCCTGAAACCCGACTACTTCACCGATGCCGGCCGAAAGTACGCGGAATACCTCACCAGCATGTCCGTGGGGCCCGAAACCGGGCCGC
The DNA window shown above is from Candidatus Hydrogenedentota bacterium and carries:
- a CDS encoding alkaline ceramidase; amino-acid sequence: MRGITGALVLLALAAACSLPVMANALHAGAASAIVSPPPGAFIAGDARNRRFAGVHDDLFARAAVISDGARDLALVVIDCIGMLHPDIEQIRVRAAAHAGRAGLTPERIVVSSTHTHCGPDVVGIWGPDEVTSGRDALYMERLIDAAADQIVLAAQRLRPVTARWAAAEGDHEWVENICEPELLDRTLSIMQFVGEDGATVATLTNFACHPTVMDGVTDQVSSDYVVGFYRAMSEALGGEHLFLQGAIGGWVQPVKEGRGFALADQYGASVAASALDALKSAESADAATIEFASRKLELPLENEGFKALESIGVLTRGSTETIRTEVAWFRIGPVQFATHPGETSPMYSLQTRELMGEGPHFILGLTLDALGYILKPDYFTDAGRKYAEYLTSMSVGPETGPRMMDALKAIIPPAPKP